A genomic region of Polypterus senegalus isolate Bchr_013 chromosome 17, ASM1683550v1, whole genome shotgun sequence contains the following coding sequences:
- the smim12 gene encoding small integral membrane protein 12 — translation MWPVIWAALRTYAPYVTFPVALVVGTVGYHLEWFIRGNPSLPKEEKSISELREDRRLEELNGNDVTQVRSLKDKLEFAPRAVLNRNRPEKS, via the coding sequence ATGTGGCCAGTGATCTGGGCAGCTCTTCGTACTTATGCCCCTTATGTTACATTCCCGGTTGCCTTGGTTGTGGGCACAGTGGGCTATCACCTTGAGTGGTTTATCCGAGGCAATCCGTCCTTACCTAAAGAGGAAAAGAGCATTTCAGAGTTGAGAGAGGATCGCAGACTGGAGGAACTAAATGGAAATGATGTCACACAGGTCAGGAGCCTGAAAGACAAACTGGAATTTGCCCCCAGAGCTGTGCTGAACCGCAACAGACCTGAGAAAAGTTAA